The Subtercola sp. PAMC28395 genome segment CGCCAGCTGCTTGTTCGCCTCCTGGATGGTGACGGTCGACTCTTCGAGAATGGGAGCGATCCCCTTGCTGGTATCGCGGATGGCCAGCGTCGTCTCGTCGAAGACCTTGCCCAGTTTGATCAGCGGCAGAGCAATTATTCCGACCAGCACCGCAAACACGCCGGCAGCAATGAGGCCTGCAATATCTCCACCCGACATTGGGTCTACCTCCAGGTTGTAGTCGAACGAGCGTCGAACCGCAGGTGTCCCAGCGGCTTGCACGCAAAAGGGCGGTCCACCCGAAGGTGAGCCGCCCTAAGCGTAACTGCAAATCGTGTTGCAGCCGGTGGACTACTTAGCGAGCCGCGTAGTACTCGACGACAAGCTGGACTTCACAGGTCACGGGTACCTCGGCGCGCTTGGGGCGACGCTCGAGCCGTGCCTGAAGCTTGTCGATCTCGACGGACAGGTAGGCCGGAACCTTGGGCAGCACGTCGACGTGACCGCCGGCAGCAGCGACCTGGAACGGAGGAAGAACCTCTGAACGGGCGTGAACGTGGATCATCTGGCCGGGCTTGACGCGGAACGACGGGCGGTCCACGCGGGCGCCGTCGACGAGGATGTGACGGTGCACGATCAGCTGGCGGGCCTGGGCCGTGGTGCGGGCGAAGCCGGCGCGCAGCACGAGTGCGTCAAGACGCATCTCCAGCAGCTCGACGAGGTTCTCACCGGTCAGGCCACCCTGGCGACGGGCCTCCTGGAAGACGATCTTCAGCTGGGCCTCGCGGATGCCGTACTGGGCGCGCAGACGCTGCTTCTCACGCAGACGCACCGCGTAGTCAGAGTCGGTCTTGCGCTTGGTGCGGCCGTGCTCACCGGGAGCATAGGGGCGCTTCTCGAGGTACTTCGCCGCCTTCGGGGTCAGCGGAATGCCGAGTGCCCGGGAGAGGCGGGTCTTGCTGCGGGTACGTGACTTGGTAGACACAAACATCCTTCAAAATTAGAGACAACAGAAATGGGAAAGTATTGAGCGGCCGCGTGCCTCAAGACGAGGGATCGAACCGGACGCGTTCGCCTGTCGAGGACAGGCGAAGCCATCAATATTGCGAGGGATGGGTCAGGCGGTTCGGCTACAGAACTCGCTCTTCCTCGTCGGGGTCTCTCGCAGCCGCGCTAAAGACACCCAAAAGTAGGCCTCGAAAAGATTACCACATGCGCGGTTCAGTTGTTGATGATCCGCCGGATCTTCTCGAGCCGTGCCGAGACGTCTCTTTCGTTGCCGTGTTCGGTGGGCAGGTAGTACCCCGTTCCGACCAGTTCATCGGGAAGGTACCTCTGGCTGACGACCCCGATCTCTGCGTCGTGGGGGTACAGGTACCCCTTGCCGTGCCCGAGCCGTTTGGCCCCAGGATAGTGCGCGTCACGGAGGTGCTTCGGCACCCTGCCGATCTTTCCCGCTCTCACATCGGCTATCGCCTTGTCGATTGCCAGATAGGAGGCATTCGACTTCGGCGCGGTCGCCAGGTATACGACGGCCTCTGCCAGCGGGATGCGGCCCTCCGGCATTCCGATGAACTGCACGGCGTCGGCGGCGGCGACCGCGATCACGAGTGCCTGCGGGTCGGCCATGCCGATGTCTTCTGACGCGAGCACGATCATGCGGCGCGAGATGAACCGGGGGTCTTCGCCCGCCTCGATCATGCGAGCGAGGTAGTGGATCGACGCATCGACGTCAGAGCCGCGAACAGACTTGATGAATGCACTGATGACGTCATAGTGCTCGTCGCCATTGCGGTCGTACCGCAGCAGCGCCCGGTCGACCGCCTGCGCCACTGTGTCAGCGCTGATCTCGGGCACAAACTCATCACTCCTGGTCTTGTCGTCACGTTCGCCCGGCAGGTCTGCCGCAGGGGCGGCGGCAGACGAAGTCAACACAGTCAGGTCTGCCGCAGGGGCGGCGGCAGGCCCAGACAATACCGACGCAGCCGCAGCCTCCAGCGCCGTGAGGGCACGTCGCGCATCACCCGAAGCGAGCCGGATGATCGTGGACCTCGCCTCGGCCGACAGCGTCACCCGGCCGGCGAGGCCCCGGGCATCCACTACCGCCCTGTCGACCAGCACTCCCAGGTCGTCGTCGTCGAGTTGTTCGAGAGTGAGCAGCA includes the following:
- a CDS encoding replication-associated recombination protein A codes for the protein MVNSQAGLHAGAVPLAVRMRPRSLDEVAGQKHLLRPGSPLVNLANDKGGAQGSVSIILWGPPGTGKTTLAQAIAHSSNRKFVELSAVTAGVRDVRQVMEEAFRSRDLYGLSTVLFLDEIHRFSKAQQDALLPGVENGWVILVAATTENPSFSVIAPLLSRSLLLTLEQLDDDDLGVLVDRAVVDARGLAGRVTLSAEARSTIIRLASGDARRALTALEAAAASVLSGPAAAPAADLTVLTSSAAAPAADLPGERDDKTRSDEFVPEISADTVAQAVDRALLRYDRNGDEHYDVISAFIKSVRGSDVDASIHYLARMIEAGEDPRFISRRMIVLASEDIGMADPQALVIAVAAADAVQFIGMPEGRIPLAEAVVYLATAPKSNASYLAIDKAIADVRAGKIGRVPKHLRDAHYPGAKRLGHGKGYLYPHDAEIGVVSQRYLPDELVGTGYYLPTEHGNERDVSARLEKIRRIINN
- the rpsD gene encoding 30S ribosomal protein S4: MFVSTKSRTRSKTRLSRALGIPLTPKAAKYLEKRPYAPGEHGRTKRKTDSDYAVRLREKQRLRAQYGIREAQLKIVFQEARRQGGLTGENLVELLEMRLDALVLRAGFARTTAQARQLIVHRHILVDGARVDRPSFRVKPGQMIHVHARSEVLPPFQVAAAGGHVDVLPKVPAYLSVEIDKLQARLERRPKRAEVPVTCEVQLVVEYYAAR